In one window of Corynebacterium incognita DNA:
- a CDS encoding cytochrome c biogenesis CcdA family protein → MTIGMFGALVAGVLSLLSPCSALLLPAFFAYAFTSLRQLATKTLFFFLGLATVLVPIGTGLGAIAAHRDTVIMVGGWVMIALGVFTFFGGGFSIPGLSALSAKARGHVFLLGTVYGFAGFCAGPMLGAVLTTATVSGSALYGAAIMALYALGMTLPLFVLALLWDRFNLADAAWLRGKFAQRAAGVLFVVIGVLFLTTHGTSALPGILSTDTQFAIQEWAQRMSTGLSDATLWFIVSVTATFLLAIKLARTSSRA, encoded by the coding sequence ATGACTATTGGTATGTTTGGCGCGCTGGTCGCAGGCGTGCTGTCCCTGTTGAGCCCGTGCTCGGCGCTGCTGCTCCCGGCGTTTTTTGCTTATGCGTTTACGTCCCTACGCCAGCTGGCTACCAAGACGCTGTTCTTCTTTCTGGGTCTGGCCACGGTGCTGGTGCCCATCGGCACGGGGCTGGGCGCGATTGCCGCACACCGCGATACGGTGATCATGGTGGGCGGCTGGGTGATGATTGCGCTGGGCGTGTTTACGTTTTTCGGCGGCGGGTTCTCCATCCCGGGCCTATCCGCGCTCAGTGCTAAGGCGCGCGGACACGTGTTTTTGCTGGGCACGGTGTACGGCTTCGCGGGCTTCTGCGCGGGCCCCATGCTGGGCGCAGTACTGACCACCGCGACGGTGAGCGGCTCGGCTCTGTACGGCGCGGCCATCATGGCGTTGTACGCGCTGGGGATGACGCTGCCGCTGTTTGTGCTTGCGCTGCTGTGGGACCGCTTCAACTTGGCGGACGCGGCGTGGCTGCGCGGGAAGTTCGCGCAGCGCGCGGCGGGCGTGCTCTTTGTGGTTATCGGCGTGCTGTTCCTCACCACGCACGGCACGTCCGCCCTGCCAGGCATCCTGAGTACGGACACCCAGTTCGCTATTCAGGAGTGGGCGCAGCGGATGTCCACGGGGCTTTCCGACGCCACATTATGGTTCATCGTCTCCGTGACTGCGACGTTCCTGCTGGCCATCAAGCTGGCGCGGACTAGTAGCCGCGCTTGA
- a CDS encoding DsbA family protein, translating into MPRKSVLESIPAIVWVLITVIAALAMLVGYLLASPREIAAPEQAPSPSAAAPGTNFQKPTTNNALIGAPDKPVTKASDVHRRRADDPFAIGALDAPVVIAEFSDLECPFCSRHANNTEPQIIKNYVDKGLVRLEWNDLPINGPKAVAGAKAGRAAAEQGKFFEFKAAAYAASASVSGHPEHDLEDYMRFAEEAGVPDLKKFKADATSTKYDATVQGAKLYGSAIGINGTPGFIIGEQFVAGAQPWSVFQQVIEQELQNG; encoded by the coding sequence ATGCCTCGCAAGTCGGTGTTGGAGAGCATTCCTGCCATCGTGTGGGTGCTCATCACCGTGATTGCCGCACTGGCGATGCTGGTGGGCTACCTGTTGGCTAGTCCCCGGGAGATCGCCGCGCCGGAGCAGGCCCCCTCCCCGTCTGCCGCGGCGCCGGGCACGAACTTCCAGAAGCCCACCACCAACAACGCTCTCATCGGCGCGCCCGACAAGCCGGTCACCAAGGCCTCCGATGTGCACCGCCGCCGCGCGGATGATCCGTTCGCCATCGGCGCCCTGGACGCGCCCGTGGTCATCGCCGAGTTCTCGGATCTGGAGTGCCCGTTCTGTTCCCGGCACGCCAACAACACCGAACCGCAAATCATTAAGAACTACGTAGACAAGGGCCTGGTGCGCCTCGAGTGGAACGACCTGCCCATCAACGGGCCGAAGGCGGTCGCGGGGGCGAAGGCGGGGCGCGCCGCCGCGGAGCAGGGCAAGTTCTTTGAGTTCAAGGCGGCGGCGTACGCGGCGTCGGCAAGCGTGAGTGGCCACCCGGAGCACGATCTGGAGGATTATATGCGCTTCGCCGAAGAGGCCGGGGTGCCGGATCTGAAGAAGTTCAAGGCCGATGCCACGAGCACCAAGTACGACGCTACGGTGCAGGGCGCGAAGCTGTACGGTTCCGCCATCGGGATTAACGGCACCCCGGGCTTTATCATCGGCGAGCAGTTTGTGGCCGGCGCCCAGCCGTGGTCGGTGTTCCAGCAGGTTATCGAGCAGGAGTTGCAGAATGGATAA
- the rfbA gene encoding glucose-1-phosphate thymidylyltransferase RfbA, which translates to MKGIILAGGSGTRLYPITKGISKQLMPVYDKPMVYYPLSTLIEAGIREILIITTPEDAASFQRLLGDGSQWGIMLDYAVQPRPEGLAQAFIIGADFIGDDDVALVLGDNIFDGHGFSTALTECNRPDGGIIFAYEVSDPQRYGVVEFADDGTALSIEEKPERPRSSHAVVGLYFYDNSVVEIARSITPSARGELEITAVNEAYLREGRLSVKRLQRGDVWLDTGTIDSMSEASAYVEVLQKRTGTVIGSPEVAAFEQGLIDAPALRALAEPLRKSGYGSYLLTAAETEEY; encoded by the coding sequence ATGAAGGGAATCATTCTCGCGGGAGGCTCAGGGACCCGGCTTTACCCCATCACCAAGGGCATTTCCAAGCAGCTCATGCCTGTCTACGACAAACCGATGGTCTACTATCCTCTTTCCACCCTTATTGAGGCGGGCATCCGCGAGATCCTGATCATCACTACCCCGGAGGACGCCGCGTCGTTCCAGCGCCTGCTGGGAGACGGCTCCCAGTGGGGCATCATGCTGGATTACGCCGTGCAACCCCGCCCGGAAGGGCTAGCGCAGGCTTTCATCATCGGAGCGGACTTCATTGGCGATGATGACGTCGCGCTGGTGCTCGGCGACAACATCTTCGACGGCCATGGCTTCTCCACCGCGCTCACGGAGTGCAATCGCCCTGATGGCGGCATCATTTTTGCCTACGAGGTCTCCGATCCGCAGCGCTACGGCGTGGTCGAGTTCGCCGACGATGGCACCGCGCTGAGCATTGAGGAAAAGCCCGAGCGACCGCGCTCTAGCCACGCCGTGGTGGGCCTGTATTTCTACGACAATTCGGTGGTGGAGATCGCGCGGTCGATTACGCCGTCGGCACGCGGGGAACTAGAGATCACCGCAGTGAACGAGGCGTATCTGCGTGAGGGCCGCCTGAGCGTGAAACGGCTCCAGCGCGGCGACGTGTGGCTGGACACCGGCACCATCGATTCCATGAGTGAGGCCTCCGCGTACGTCGAGGTGCTGCAGAAACGCACCGGCACCGTGATTGGCTCCCCCGAGGTCGCCGCGTTCGAGCAGGGGCTTATCGACGCCCCGGCCCTGCGGGCGCTCGCTGAGCCGTTGCGCAAGTCCGGCTATGGTAGTTACTTGCTCACCGCGGCTGAAACGGAGGAGTACTAA
- a CDS encoding siderophore-interacting protein has translation MDVDFVTHEHGVAGSWALRAKVGCVGLRGSRHVRDVFAVDEAALGRWLEGLRAGVKATAYIVGESRDYPLPTAALLDVHWLTLAEALAAHAFPDTEGFVWVAGERDLIRPARRFLKELGVVNMDHHPPTPRTRPGTARGRRASCGA, from the coding sequence GTGGACGTAGACTTCGTGACCCACGAGCACGGGGTAGCGGGATCCTGGGCGCTGCGTGCCAAGGTGGGCTGCGTGGGACTGCGAGGATCCCGGCACGTGCGCGACGTGTTCGCGGTGGACGAGGCGGCGTTGGGTCGCTGGCTTGAGGGACTGCGCGCGGGCGTCAAAGCGACGGCGTACATCGTGGGCGAATCCCGCGACTACCCGCTGCCGACCGCCGCGCTTCTCGACGTCCACTGGCTTACCCTCGCGGAGGCGTTGGCGGCACACGCCTTCCCGGACACGGAAGGCTTCGTGTGGGTGGCGGGCGAGCGCGACCTCATCCGCCCTGCCCGCCGCTTCCTCAAGGAGCTCGGCGTGGTCAACATGGACCACCACCCTCCGACCCCGAGGACTAGGCCAGGTACAGCGCGAGGGCGGCGCGCCAGTTGCGGGGCTTAA
- a CDS encoding sugar nucleotide-binding protein translates to MQVDNTTIPGLLIVRLDVHGDNRGWFKENWQREKMVAAGLPDFHPVQQNISFNAEKGVTRGLHAEPWDKLVSVAHGRVHGGWCDLREGSETYCETFALELDESVAVFVPRGVANGFQALEPNTSYAYLVNAHWSPDAEYAAASLDLIDWPLEPTEVSEKDAAKPEPTPMAPRKILVTGANGQLGRALRTILTGAHVEFCTREEFDITSSERDWSQYSIIINTAAYNDVNGAESDRAGAWAVNAAAPARLARIAAEHNLTLVHVSSDYIFDGEHCTAKVGGVPAHTEEELPSPLSAYGASKAAGDTAAQTAPKHYVIRTAWVFGEGSNFMATMRDLALRGVEPSVVHDQRGRPTHAADLAGAIKHLLDTQAPYGVYNVTSGGDAVGRDEIAMAVFIAMGKDPSAVTPVSTEQYGQDAAARPAESTLDLSKLEATGFKPRNWRAALALYLA, encoded by the coding sequence ATGCAGGTGGACAACACTACCATCCCCGGGCTATTGATTGTTCGCCTGGACGTCCACGGCGACAACCGCGGTTGGTTTAAGGAGAACTGGCAGCGGGAGAAGATGGTCGCGGCCGGGCTTCCTGATTTTCATCCGGTGCAACAGAACATCTCGTTTAACGCGGAGAAGGGCGTTACGCGTGGGCTGCACGCGGAGCCGTGGGACAAGCTAGTCTCCGTGGCCCACGGCCGCGTGCACGGCGGGTGGTGCGATCTGAGAGAAGGTTCAGAGACTTACTGCGAGACTTTCGCGCTGGAACTCGATGAGTCGGTGGCCGTGTTCGTGCCGCGGGGTGTCGCCAACGGTTTCCAAGCCCTCGAACCTAATACGAGCTACGCCTACCTGGTCAACGCGCACTGGTCTCCGGACGCGGAGTATGCGGCGGCCAGCCTGGATCTCATCGACTGGCCCTTGGAGCCCACCGAGGTGTCGGAGAAGGACGCGGCGAAGCCGGAGCCCACGCCGATGGCGCCGCGTAAGATCCTCGTCACGGGTGCAAACGGTCAGCTGGGGCGCGCGCTGCGTACGATCCTCACCGGCGCTCATGTGGAGTTCTGCACCCGGGAGGAATTCGACATCACGAGCTCCGAGCGTGACTGGAGCCAATACAGCATCATCATCAACACCGCGGCGTACAACGACGTCAACGGTGCGGAGTCGGACCGGGCTGGGGCGTGGGCGGTCAATGCGGCCGCGCCGGCGCGGCTGGCGCGCATCGCGGCGGAGCACAACCTCACGCTCGTGCACGTGTCCAGCGACTATATCTTCGACGGGGAGCACTGCACCGCCAAGGTTGGCGGCGTCCCGGCGCACACGGAGGAGGAGCTACCGAGTCCACTGTCTGCTTACGGTGCGTCGAAGGCAGCCGGAGACACCGCCGCGCAGACGGCGCCCAAGCACTACGTCATCCGCACCGCGTGGGTGTTCGGGGAGGGCAGCAACTTCATGGCCACCATGCGGGATCTTGCGCTGCGCGGGGTGGAGCCGTCCGTGGTTCACGACCAACGCGGCCGCCCCACCCACGCCGCCGACCTGGCCGGGGCCATCAAACACCTGCTGGACACCCAGGCGCCATACGGCGTCTATAACGTCACCTCCGGCGGCGACGCCGTGGGGCGCGACGAGATCGCGATGGCCGTGTTCATCGCGATGGGCAAGGACCCTTCCGCGGTCACACCGGTATCCACGGAGCAATACGGCCAAGACGCGGCAGCGCGGCCCGCGGAGTCCACTCTGGACCTGAGCAAACTGGAGGCCACCGGCTTTAAGCCCCGCAACTGGCGCGCCGCCCTCGCGCTGTACCTGGCCTAG
- the rfbB gene encoding dTDP-glucose 4,6-dehydratase, translating to MMKTMVVTGGAGFIGTNFVRLVAATRPEYRLVVLDKLTYAGNEANLAGVDVELVRGDVADAGTVEPLVAGADVVVHFAAESHNDNSLRDPSPFVMTNVVGTYTLLEAVRKHDVHFHHVSTDEVFGDLELGANTKFTESTAYQPSSPYSATKASSDHLVRAWVRSFGIRATLSNCSNNYGPYQHIEKFIPRQITNILDGRTPKLYGTGEQVRDWIHVDDHNRAVLDIIARGRIGETYNIGADQPEVNNKQVMELICELMGAGGYEHVADRPGHDQRYAMDASKLRQELGWEPQFTDLRAGLADTIEWYRANEDWWRADKDSVETAYAERGQ from the coding sequence ATGATGAAGACAATGGTGGTGACGGGCGGTGCCGGGTTCATCGGCACCAATTTCGTGCGCCTCGTGGCGGCGACGCGGCCAGAGTACCGGCTGGTAGTCCTGGACAAGCTCACGTACGCGGGCAACGAGGCGAACCTCGCGGGTGTGGACGTGGAGTTAGTGCGTGGCGACGTCGCGGACGCCGGCACCGTCGAACCATTGGTTGCTGGGGCCGATGTGGTCGTTCACTTCGCCGCAGAGTCACATAACGACAACTCGCTGCGCGATCCCTCGCCGTTTGTGATGACCAACGTCGTGGGCACTTACACGCTTTTGGAAGCGGTGCGCAAGCACGATGTGCACTTCCATCACGTGTCCACGGACGAGGTGTTTGGGGACCTCGAGTTGGGGGCTAACACCAAATTCACGGAGTCCACGGCCTACCAGCCGTCGAGCCCCTATTCCGCAACAAAGGCGAGCTCGGATCACCTGGTGCGAGCATGGGTGCGTTCCTTTGGTATTCGGGCGACGCTGTCCAACTGCTCCAACAACTACGGCCCCTACCAGCACATTGAGAAGTTCATCCCGCGGCAAATTACGAATATTCTGGACGGCCGTACGCCAAAGCTATACGGGACGGGCGAACAGGTTCGTGATTGGATCCACGTGGATGACCACAACCGGGCGGTGTTGGACATCATCGCGCGCGGGCGCATCGGCGAGACTTATAACATTGGCGCGGACCAGCCGGAGGTCAACAACAAACAGGTCATGGAGTTAATCTGTGAGCTCATGGGCGCAGGCGGCTACGAGCACGTGGCAGACCGCCCCGGACACGACCAGCGCTACGCCATGGATGCCAGCAAGCTGCGCCAGGAACTGGGATGGGAACCCCAGTTCACGGATTTGCGTGCCGGCTTGGCGGATACTATCGAGTGGTACCGCGCCAACGAGGACTGGTGGCGCGCCGACAAAGATTCTGTGGAAACCGCTTACGCGGAAAGGGGCCAGTAA
- a CDS encoding HNH endonuclease signature motif containing protein — MDRTSEAIGREVANVVAAMNRLRTLVQNVDGVEFSTTHQHFEELERTLDTKATIDAAFAFVADRADAGRMVSSSRTIDYLMKRLRLTHHEATARLSNGNRLFAPAPEPEPEDDAAVEEHTALLELRLKASKGDAVPEKMATMIERELKNLSPKAQPGPHRLRVRATDLGKEKSYTFVRDWLRRQIRQANESARENNPFSALAKRRLAFSRPDADGGIFINGYVDAATAAMLKSAFAPARNAGSADLSPAEDCRTFEQRMADQLAHIVGSFLSASQNPQHGIGSVVMTTTLEDVENLSPSTRLATSAGVELNPLDALRIGAARHDFLCVVDEQGVPLDLRRTKRTASVWQKLALAASELVCTHPDCSRPWVECDVHHLQAWSFGGMTDLKNLTLLCRAHHVNNNDRRNGANNMGHAERCPITGRVGFRDPTTGRILLNDHPAAKDAAGQRAVRRIA; from the coding sequence ATGGACCGTACTAGCGAAGCGATTGGTAGAGAGGTGGCGAACGTCGTTGCGGCCATGAATCGCCTACGCACACTCGTACAAAACGTCGATGGCGTTGAGTTTTCCACCACGCATCAACATTTCGAAGAATTAGAACGGACACTCGACACAAAGGCGACTATCGACGCCGCGTTCGCTTTCGTCGCGGACCGCGCAGATGCCGGGCGCATGGTGAGCTCCTCGCGGACAATTGACTACCTTATGAAGCGGCTCCGGCTCACCCACCATGAAGCGACTGCGCGACTGAGCAATGGCAACCGGCTGTTTGCTCCCGCACCAGAGCCGGAACCGGAAGACGACGCTGCCGTGGAAGAGCACACGGCGCTGCTCGAGCTGCGGCTGAAGGCCTCCAAGGGTGACGCCGTACCCGAGAAGATGGCCACGATGATTGAACGTGAACTGAAAAACCTCAGCCCGAAAGCGCAGCCCGGCCCCCACCGATTGCGGGTGCGGGCAACCGACCTCGGCAAAGAGAAGTCCTATACATTCGTGAGAGACTGGCTCCGTCGCCAGATTAGGCAGGCCAATGAGTCAGCCAGGGAGAACAATCCTTTCTCAGCACTTGCTAAGCGACGTCTCGCGTTCTCGCGCCCGGACGCCGACGGCGGGATCTTCATTAATGGCTACGTGGACGCGGCGACCGCTGCAATGCTCAAGTCGGCTTTCGCACCAGCACGGAATGCGGGCAGCGCGGATCTATCGCCAGCCGAGGACTGCCGAACTTTTGAGCAGCGGATGGCGGACCAGCTCGCGCACATTGTGGGGTCGTTCCTATCTGCCAGCCAGAACCCACAGCACGGTATCGGTTCCGTAGTCATGACGACAACGCTTGAGGATGTGGAGAACCTGAGCCCGAGCACTCGCTTGGCGACGTCCGCTGGCGTCGAGCTCAACCCGCTGGACGCCCTCCGCATCGGGGCGGCCCGCCACGATTTCCTGTGTGTGGTTGATGAGCAGGGCGTTCCACTGGATTTGCGCCGCACAAAACGTACGGCCTCCGTATGGCAGAAACTGGCACTAGCGGCGTCGGAGTTGGTATGTACGCATCCGGATTGCTCGAGACCGTGGGTGGAGTGCGATGTCCACCATCTACAGGCCTGGAGTTTCGGCGGGATGACGGACTTAAAGAACCTCACACTGCTATGCCGGGCGCACCACGTCAACAACAATGACCGACGGAACGGGGCGAACAATATGGGACATGCGGAGCGATGTCCGATCACCGGACGGGTGGGCTTCCGGGATCCCACAACCGGCAGAATCTTGCTTAACGATCACCCGGCCGCGAAGGACGCGGCGGGGCAACGGGCTGTGCGCCGCATAGCTTAA
- a CDS encoding TipAS antibiotic-recognition domain-containing protein, protein MKTRNHRWPGRDEAKARWGHTEEWEQSREQVARMTDEELKSVRQEHEDFASVVLKAAEAGTTPGSPEATDLVERHRTLIARWYEVSRAQQVLLARMYVDDARFGRLYRGQANYLLELVEAQASKECLDLDSLTWK, encoded by the coding sequence ATGAAAACGCGGAATCACCGCTGGCCGGGCCGCGACGAAGCGAAGGCGCGGTGGGGGCATACTGAGGAATGGGAGCAGTCCCGCGAGCAGGTTGCGCGCATGACGGACGAAGAGTTGAAGTCTGTGCGTCAGGAACATGAAGATTTTGCCTCTGTTGTACTGAAGGCTGCCGAGGCCGGTACTACACCTGGTTCCCCGGAAGCGACGGACCTGGTCGAACGGCATCGCACACTCATTGCGCGATGGTATGAAGTTTCGCGCGCCCAACAGGTTTTGCTAGCGCGCATGTACGTAGACGATGCGAGATTCGGACGGCTATACCGCGGACAAGCTAACTATTTACTGGAACTCGTGGAGGCCCAAGCCTCAAAGGAATGCCTTGATCTTGATTCTCTAACGTGGAAATAG
- a CDS encoding M1 family metallopeptidase, which produces MFKLSSLNPFSHPDRDAYTGIDFNYGFSVSHYNLELTYRVEPNLLQGQATLTLTTVDEPLRQLTLDLANNMVARRVTCSGAPRVTKFRQSNNKLRLNFADDIPPETEFTLVIRYGGNPQPLRTPWGDIGWEETESGALVASQPNGAPSWFPCDDTPGEKAWYDITITADNPFTVVSNGELESRKSQGATTRWHYRPTAPMATYLATVQVGEFTQSALGDNTRAWYPAELSAPVREEFSRQQEMLEFLESRFGEYPFPHYGVVVTADELEIPLEAQGLSIFGSNHVRGDHAFERLIVHELSHQWFGNACGIDDWQNIWLNEGFACYSEWLWLEHSTGTPAHDTARSHYNVLRHKAQDIEVGNPGPRDMFDDRVYKRGALTVHSLRRLLGDAAFFPAIQAYLAQGRHGTVSPAGLTKHLHTAADQVGVPHESVDKLLEAWLDAKELPEFPA; this is translated from the coding sequence ATGTTTAAGCTGAGCTCTTTGAACCCGTTTTCACACCCCGACCGCGATGCCTACACCGGCATCGACTTCAACTACGGGTTTTCGGTATCCCACTACAATTTGGAGCTCACTTACCGGGTAGAGCCTAACCTCCTACAAGGCCAGGCGACGCTCACGCTGACCACTGTTGATGAGCCGCTCCGGCAATTGACCTTGGACCTGGCAAATAACATGGTGGCGCGCCGAGTCACTTGTTCCGGGGCGCCACGGGTAACGAAGTTCCGCCAATCGAACAACAAACTGCGCCTGAACTTCGCAGACGACATTCCGCCCGAGACGGAGTTCACGCTGGTCATCCGCTACGGCGGCAACCCGCAGCCGCTTCGAACCCCGTGGGGCGATATTGGCTGGGAAGAAACCGAGTCTGGTGCGCTGGTGGCTTCCCAACCAAACGGTGCGCCTAGCTGGTTCCCTTGCGATGACACGCCTGGCGAAAAGGCGTGGTACGACATCACCATCACTGCTGATAATCCTTTCACTGTGGTGAGCAACGGCGAGCTCGAGTCTCGTAAATCTCAGGGCGCGACGACCCGCTGGCACTATCGCCCGACTGCCCCGATGGCGACGTACCTGGCTACGGTTCAAGTCGGCGAATTTACACAATCTGCGCTGGGCGACAACACGCGCGCGTGGTACCCGGCGGAGCTGAGCGCTCCGGTCCGCGAGGAATTTTCACGGCAGCAAGAAATGCTGGAGTTCTTGGAATCACGCTTTGGCGAGTACCCCTTCCCCCACTACGGCGTTGTGGTGACCGCTGACGAGCTGGAAATCCCCCTCGAGGCCCAGGGCCTGTCGATCTTTGGCTCCAACCACGTGAGGGGCGACCACGCGTTTGAGCGCCTGATCGTTCACGAGCTGTCCCACCAGTGGTTCGGCAATGCCTGCGGCATCGATGATTGGCAGAATATCTGGCTCAACGAGGGCTTCGCGTGCTACTCCGAATGGCTGTGGCTCGAACACTCCACCGGCACCCCGGCGCACGACACGGCGCGCTCGCACTACAACGTCCTCCGCCACAAAGCCCAGGACATTGAGGTGGGCAATCCCGGGCCTCGGGACATGTTCGACGACCGCGTGTACAAGCGCGGCGCCCTCACGGTGCATTCCCTGCGACGATTGCTTGGCGACGCCGCGTTCTTCCCCGCCATCCAGGCCTACCTGGCGCAGGGCCGGCACGGGACGGTATCACCCGCGGGACTAACCAAGCATCTGCACACCGCGGCGGACCAGGTCGGGGTGCCCCACGAGAGCGTCGACAAGCTCCTCGAAGCATGGCTTGACGCCAAGGAACTACCGGAGTTCCCGGCCTAG
- a CDS encoding alpha/beta hydrolase, whose protein sequence is MKIFRNLAASVAVATAVVAAPIVASDDAGIQATAEAATRKSTISPMKVTSDIANKKWYKKAKADRRVKLLQASSPAMNGRQVPLVVIPAKSANRPTVYLLNGAGSGDQDTDWVSNSGVVDFYSKKNVNVVIPMTGAFSYFTNWKHTPNGTYLKGPQKWETFMTRELPGPIEDKLNANDKRAVAGMSMSATSALLYAQHKPGFYDAVGSFAGCAETSSPLGYTALRVTTQRGGSTPEKMWGPMGSRTNRYNDALLNAKKLRGHKLYVSSASGLADEYSMPGYWMSRGVPPVQASSGVIAPTIEGGAIEAVVNVCTHNLKAKLDKYGIKANYNFRNAGTHSWPGWREDLEKSWPTFAAAFR, encoded by the coding sequence ATGAAGATTTTCCGTAACCTTGCGGCCTCCGTTGCTGTGGCCACCGCCGTTGTCGCGGCACCCATCGTTGCCTCTGACGACGCCGGTATTCAGGCCACCGCCGAAGCGGCAACCCGCAAGTCCACCATTTCTCCAATGAAGGTGACCTCGGACATCGCCAACAAGAAGTGGTACAAGAAGGCTAAGGCGGACCGCCGCGTTAAGCTGCTGCAAGCTTCTTCCCCGGCGATGAATGGCCGCCAGGTCCCGCTGGTTGTCATCCCGGCGAAGTCCGCCAACCGCCCGACGGTGTACCTGCTCAACGGCGCAGGCTCCGGCGACCAGGACACGGACTGGGTCAGCAACTCTGGTGTCGTGGACTTCTACTCCAAGAAGAACGTCAACGTGGTCATTCCCATGACGGGCGCATTCTCCTACTTCACTAACTGGAAGCACACCCCGAACGGCACCTACTTGAAGGGCCCGCAGAAGTGGGAGACCTTCATGACCCGCGAGTTGCCGGGCCCGATTGAGGACAAGCTCAACGCCAACGACAAGCGTGCGGTGGCGGGCATGTCGATGTCCGCCACCTCCGCGCTGCTCTACGCCCAGCACAAGCCGGGCTTCTACGACGCCGTAGGTTCTTTCGCCGGCTGCGCTGAGACCTCCTCCCCGCTGGGCTACACCGCCCTGCGTGTGACGACGCAGCGTGGCGGCTCCACCCCGGAGAAGATGTGGGGCCCCATGGGCTCGCGCACTAACCGCTACAACGATGCACTGCTCAACGCGAAGAAGCTGCGTGGCCACAAGCTGTATGTCTCCTCCGCTTCTGGCCTCGCAGACGAGTACAGCATGCCGGGCTACTGGATGTCCCGCGGTGTCCCGCCGGTCCAAGCTTCCTCCGGCGTGATTGCTCCGACCATCGAAGGCGGTGCTATCGAGGCAGTGGTGAACGTCTGCACCCACAACCTGAAGGCGAAGCTGGATAAGTACGGCATCAAGGCGAACTACAACTTCCGCAACGCCGGCACCCACTCCTGGCCGGGCTGGCGCGAGGACCTGGAGAAGTCCTGGCCGACTTTCGCTGCTGCGTTCCGCTAA
- a CDS encoding alpha/beta hydrolase: protein MNIRRTASSAAAAIAVALGASLTPVAAIAADVTPAQVAGDAALSTVSEFDPAASEYASKPWYKKTASNPKVKYFEATSPSMDITVPLQVITPTGNFDESRPTLYLLNGAGGAEQDMDWVTMSKVVSFYSDKDVNVVIPQAGAFSYYTDWQESPRSGYLKQDKIKWETFLTKELPGPLEEALNGNGKRAIAGMSMSATSSLLLAEHNPGFYDAVGSYSGCAATSTPLPRLYTQLTVNRGGGNANQMWGPMGGEVNRYNDALVNAEKLRGTELYISTNSGLAGDNDLLSSQLESKGLLGASSASSELVVSGGIIEAAMNSCTHDLKAKLDHEDIDATYKFRNTGTHAWSGWRQDLIDSWPTYARAFGLAE, encoded by the coding sequence ATGAACATTCGCCGCACTGCATCCTCAGCCGCCGCCGCCATCGCTGTGGCACTGGGCGCGAGCCTAACCCCCGTGGCCGCGATTGCCGCCGACGTCACCCCGGCCCAGGTCGCTGGCGACGCCGCGCTCTCCACGGTCTCCGAGTTCGATCCGGCGGCGTCCGAGTACGCATCCAAGCCCTGGTACAAAAAGACCGCCAGCAACCCAAAGGTGAAGTACTTCGAAGCCACCTCGCCATCCATGGACATCACCGTCCCACTGCAGGTCATTACCCCGACCGGAAACTTTGACGAGTCCCGCCCGACCCTCTACCTACTCAACGGCGCCGGCGGCGCGGAGCAAGACATGGACTGGGTGACCATGTCCAAGGTCGTGAGCTTCTACTCCGACAAGGACGTCAACGTGGTAATCCCGCAGGCGGGCGCGTTCAGCTACTACACCGACTGGCAGGAATCCCCACGCTCGGGATACCTCAAGCAGGACAAGATTAAGTGGGAGACCTTCCTCACTAAAGAACTGCCGGGTCCCTTGGAGGAAGCGCTGAACGGTAACGGTAAGCGCGCCATCGCAGGCATGTCGATGTCCGCGACATCATCGCTGCTGCTGGCGGAGCACAACCCGGGCTTTTACGACGCCGTGGGTTCCTACTCCGGATGCGCCGCAACTTCGACTCCGTTGCCACGCCTGTACACGCAGCTCACTGTAAACCGCGGTGGCGGCAACGCTAACCAGATGTGGGGCCCTATGGGCGGCGAGGTCAACCGCTACAACGACGCCCTGGTAAACGCGGAGAAACTACGCGGGACAGAGCTCTACATCTCCACGAACTCCGGCCTGGCGGGCGACAACGACCTGCTGAGTTCCCAGCTAGAATCCAAGGGCCTGCTGGGTGCCTCCTCTGCGTCTTCTGAGCTGGTGGTTTCCGGTGGCATCATCGAGGCCGCGATGAACTCCTGCACCCACGACTTGAAGGCGAAACTGGACCACGAGGACATTGACGCCACGTACAAGTTCCGCAACACCGGCACCCACGCCTGGTCGGGCTGGCGCCAGGACCTTATCGATTCCTGGCCGACCTACGCCCGGGCGTTTGGGCTCGCCGAATAA